DNA from Kitasatospora acidiphila:
CCGACATCGCGACGCTGCGATGCTTGCCACCGGTGCAGCCTACGGCAAGCGTCATGTACCGCTTACCCTCGCGACGGTAACCCTCGGTGACAATCCGCAGGAGCTCGGCGTAGCCGTCGAGGAACTCCTTGGCACCGGGCTGCTGGAACACGTACTCGGCCACCTCGGTGTCGGTGCCGGTGCGGGGCCGCAGCTCGGGCACCCAGTGCGGGTTCGGCAGGAAGCGGCAGTCGACCACCAGGTCGGCGTCGACCGGCAGGCCGTACTTGAAGCCGAAACTCATCACGGTGCAGCGCAGTTCGGGCTCGTCGTGGTCGGCGAACTGGGCGTCCAGCTTGGCCCGCAGCTGGTGCACGTTGAGGTCGGTGGTGTCGATCACCAGGTCGGCCTCGCCGCGCAGTTCGCGCAGCAGGTCGCGCTCCTGCGCGATGCCGTCGACGATCCGGCCGTCGCCCTGCAGCGGGTGCGGCCGGCGCACGCTCTCGAAGCGGCGCACCAGCGCCTCGTCGCTCGACTCCAGGTAGACCACCCGCAGCCGGATCCCGCGCTTCTCCAGGTCCTCCAGGGAGGCCCGCAGATCGTCGAAGAACTGCCGGCCGCGGACGTCGATCACCACGCCGATCCGGGCCA
Protein-coding regions in this window:
- the rapZ gene encoding RNase adapter RapZ, translated to MTVSDDGGTTRPQGAADETAPELVIISGMSGAGRSTAAKCLEDLGWFVVDNLPPALIPTMVDLGARSQGAVARIGVVIDVRGRQFFDDLRASLEDLEKRGIRLRVVYLESSDEALVRRFESVRRPHPLQGDGRIVDGIAQERDLLRELRGEADLVIDTTDLNVHQLRAKLDAQFADHDEPELRCTVMSFGFKYGLPVDADLVVDCRFLPNPHWVPELRPRTGTDTEVAEYVFQQPGAKEFLDGYAELLRIVTEGYRREGKRYMTLAVGCTGGKHRSVAMSERLTKRLIADGVETVLVHRDMGRE